The following coding sequences lie in one Pirellulales bacterium genomic window:
- a CDS encoding proteasome-type protease, whose amino-acid sequence MTFCLGMKVESGLVGIADTRITSGAECITARKLTVFHHAGHPLFVMTSGLRSVRDKIITYFEEALDETTSEFDRLHKAVNALAAQTRRVAAEDKEALENSKLLFNFHALVGGQLKHDKEHKLYLLYPQGNWVEIGPGTPYCIIGETGYGKPILDRTLKYSDGMQLALKVGALAFDSTRISSATVDFPLDVVLFESGGQEMYEYRYEKADLAESCQWWQERLRASLNELPSQWLNQAFMRLEQRHTQTIPMSG is encoded by the coding sequence ATGACCTTTTGTCTGGGCATGAAAGTTGAATCCGGACTGGTTGGAATTGCCGACACCCGAATTACCTCAGGCGCCGAATGCATTACCGCACGAAAGCTCACCGTGTTTCATCACGCAGGGCATCCCTTGTTCGTGATGACTTCGGGCCTACGCAGCGTGCGGGACAAAATCATCACGTATTTCGAGGAAGCGTTGGATGAGACCACCTCGGAATTCGATCGTCTCCACAAAGCAGTCAATGCGTTAGCGGCGCAAACTCGGCGCGTGGCCGCGGAAGACAAGGAAGCGCTCGAAAACAGCAAGCTGCTGTTTAATTTTCACGCCCTGGTCGGCGGGCAACTGAAGCACGATAAAGAACACAAGCTGTATTTGTTGTATCCCCAAGGAAACTGGGTGGAAATTGGCCCCGGCACGCCGTATTGCATCATCGGCGAAACCGGCTATGGCAAGCCAATTCTTGATCGGACACTTAAGTATTCCGACGGCATGCAACTGGCGCTGAAGGTCGGCGCCCTGGCGTTCGACAGCACGCGCATCAGCAGCGCCACGGTCGACTTTCCCCTCGACGTGGTTCTGTTTGAAAGCGGCGGCCAAGAAATGTACGAATACCGTTATGAAAAGGCCGATCTGGCGGAAAGCTGCCAGTGGTGGCAAGAACGATTGCGGGCCTCACTCAACGAATTGCCATCCCAATGGCTGAATCAGGCTTTTATGCGTCTTGAGCAACGTCACACTCAAACCATCCCGATGAGCGGTTGA
- a CDS encoding transglutaminase family protein, whose product MLFHIKHITRYTYSRMVFCEPLIIRLRPREDILQRLMRYQLTVDPQPAGITEYLDVDGNIATQCWFSSPTCALSLGVNSVVETTCINPFNFLLDGAAVELPVKYRPDICPVLTPYRITDTSNGSAVTALVDSILAETNRQTIPFLTALACWISTNCQKTIRLEGDAFPAETTLQSRQGTCRDLAVLFGECCRAAGLAARFVSGYQSQLEDDGDRYLHAWSEVYLPGAGWRGFDPGQGVAVADRHVAVAAGLNPLAAAPTIGSFRGTDASSTMQTQLVIRVSS is encoded by the coding sequence ATGCTGTTTCACATCAAGCACATCACCCGCTACACATATAGCCGGATGGTGTTTTGTGAACCGTTAATCATCCGGCTTCGGCCGCGCGAAGATATTTTGCAGCGGCTAATGCGCTACCAACTTACGGTAGACCCGCAACCGGCAGGGATAACTGAATATTTGGATGTCGACGGCAATATCGCCACGCAGTGTTGGTTCAGCAGCCCGACGTGTGCGTTGTCGCTTGGCGTGAATAGCGTGGTGGAAACAACCTGCATAAATCCATTCAACTTTTTACTGGATGGTGCTGCGGTGGAGCTGCCGGTTAAGTATCGGCCAGATATTTGTCCGGTATTGACTCCGTACCGCATCACCGACACATCCAACGGCAGCGCAGTTACTGCGCTGGTCGATTCAATTTTAGCGGAAACCAATCGTCAAACGATTCCTTTTTTGACGGCTCTAGCATGTTGGATTAGTACGAATTGCCAAAAAACCATCCGCCTCGAAGGGGACGCATTTCCGGCTGAGACGACGTTACAATCGCGGCAAGGAACCTGCCGCGATTTGGCAGTTTTGTTTGGCGAATGCTGTCGCGCTGCCGGTTTAGCGGCGCGCTTTGTCAGCGGGTATCAGTCACAATTAGAGGACGATGGCGATCGATATTTGCATGCCTGGTCCGAAGTTTATCTGCCAGGCGCTGGGTGGCGCGGCTTTGATCCGGGGCAGGGGGTGGCCGTTGCCGATCGTCACGTAGCGGTGGCCGCTGGCCTCAACCCATTAGCCGCAGCACCCACGATTGGATCGTTCCGAGGCACCGACGCCTCCTCAACCATGCAAACCCAATTGGTGATTCGGGTTTCCTCGTAA
- a CDS encoding MogA/MoaB family molybdenum cofactor biosynthesis protein gives MSSASVQEHRAQSPTQVFAAVITISDTRTLENDTSGRAIVDPLKQAGHQVVAWEIVPDEPDRIRQTIAHFQQLPKLDAILLTGGTGVGSRDQTFETISGLLTKTMPGFGEIFRMLSYQEIGAAAMLSRAIGGLIDRTIVLAMPGSTAAVRLAMEKLILPEIGHLVREARR, from the coding sequence ATGTCCTCGGCATCGGTTCAAGAACACCGCGCACAATCCCCGACGCAAGTTTTCGCCGCGGTAATTACGATTAGCGATACTCGCACCCTGGAGAACGACACCAGCGGCCGCGCCATTGTCGATCCGCTGAAGCAAGCTGGACATCAGGTCGTCGCCTGGGAGATTGTGCCCGACGAGCCTGACAGAATTCGCCAGACCATCGCCCACTTTCAGCAACTTCCCAAATTGGACGCAATTTTGCTGACCGGCGGCACTGGGGTTGGCAGCCGTGATCAAACCTTTGAAACGATCAGCGGCCTGCTGACGAAAACTATGCCGGGTTTCGGGGAAATCTTCCGCATGCTGAGCTATCAGGAGATCGGCGCCGCCGCCATGCTGAGCCGCGCTATTGGCGGATTGATCGACCGCACCATTGTGCTAGCAATGCCCGGCTCCACGGCTGCCGTTCGCTTGGCAATGGAAAAACTAATTCTTCCGGAAATTGGACATCTCGTCCGCGAAGCTCGGCGCTAG
- a CDS encoding endonuclease/exonuclease/phosphatase family protein → MRRRHVSVALLTALIYGGYWFLQHFQLNGLDKVSVKPRSQATTTTAHGGDSYASVPATNADTIRMASFNIQVFGHTKVNKPEVMQVLAEIVRKFDLVAIQEVRTDDVVPRFVELINSTGRHYDSLVGPRVGRTNDKELYTFIFDTQSLEVDRSSAYTIDDRDNLFQRPPMVASFRARGPPPEQAFTFTLIDIHTEPAEAESELNALAQVYRAVRNDGHGEDDIILMGDLNADEKKFGLLKQIPNISWVISGVPTNTRGTKTYDNIIFDRTATVEFTGHAGVFDVMREFNLTLNQALEVSDHFPIWAEFSAYEGGARGRLAEKSQAVPAR, encoded by the coding sequence ATGCGTCGCCGCCATGTTTCCGTCGCACTGCTGACCGCCCTCATCTATGGCGGCTATTGGTTTCTGCAGCATTTTCAACTCAATGGGTTGGATAAAGTCTCCGTTAAACCTCGTTCGCAGGCCACCACCACCACTGCGCACGGTGGAGATAGTTACGCGTCTGTGCCGGCAACCAATGCCGACACGATTCGAATGGCTTCGTTTAACATCCAAGTTTTTGGCCATACTAAAGTCAACAAGCCCGAGGTTATGCAAGTGCTGGCGGAGATTGTCCGCAAGTTCGATCTGGTGGCCATTCAAGAAGTCCGTACGGACGATGTGGTGCCGCGGTTCGTGGAACTTATTAACTCAACGGGCCGCCATTACGATTCTCTCGTTGGCCCCCGCGTCGGCCGTACCAACGATAAGGAACTGTACACGTTCATCTTCGACACCCAATCGCTGGAAGTCGATCGCAGCTCGGCTTATACCATCGACGATCGGGACAATTTATTCCAACGGCCGCCAATGGTTGCGTCATTCCGCGCCCGGGGACCGCCGCCCGAGCAGGCGTTTACCTTTACGCTGATCGACATTCACACCGAGCCCGCCGAAGCAGAGTCCGAACTGAACGCTCTGGCGCAAGTGTACCGTGCCGTGCGGAACGACGGTCATGGAGAAGACGACATTATTTTGATGGGCGATCTCAATGCCGACGAAAAGAAATTCGGATTGCTGAAGCAAATTCCCAATATCAGTTGGGTAATTTCCGGCGTGCCAACCAATACCCGCGGCACCAAAACGTATGACAATATCATTTTCGATCGCACCGCAACGGTGGAATTTACGGGTCATGCCGGCGTGTTCGACGTCATGCGAGAATTCAATCTCACGCTGAACCAAGCGCTGGAAGTGTCCGATCATTTTCCTATTTGGGCGGAATTCAGCGCGTACGAAGGTGGGGCACGCGGCCGACTGGCTGAAAAATCTCAAGCCGTGCCCGCGCGATAA
- a CDS encoding cytochrome c: MPRTMFFASITGSILLAAGASPLSANCQTKVSAQSSGEVQVVIPFAVPVGVPVAPLAPYFYSYQQLQGRAADYVLPSSQPPAAAAPAAPADAPPMVSAPNPSSLVVAHCASCHGGQTPKAGLSLQLPSALSPADRLRVIQAVITNRMPKGSQLSSEERNAIIGELSHQSALPAAAPASPPDKKPD; encoded by the coding sequence ATGCCACGAACAATGTTTTTCGCCTCGATTACCGGATCGATCCTGTTAGCCGCTGGAGCATCGCCGCTGTCGGCCAATTGCCAGACGAAAGTGTCGGCCCAATCTAGCGGCGAAGTTCAAGTCGTCATTCCGTTTGCCGTGCCAGTCGGAGTGCCCGTTGCACCGCTGGCGCCTTATTTCTACAGCTATCAGCAACTGCAAGGCCGGGCGGCAGATTATGTGCTGCCCAGTTCTCAACCACCCGCTGCCGCAGCTCCGGCGGCGCCGGCAGATGCACCGCCAATGGTTTCGGCGCCCAATCCGTCATCGCTGGTGGTCGCGCATTGCGCTTCCTGCCACGGAGGGCAAACTCCCAAGGCAGGCCTTTCACTGCAACTGCCCAGTGCGCTTTCCCCCGCCGATCGGCTAAGAGTCATTCAGGCGGTAATCACCAACCGCATGCCCAAGGGAAGCCAACTTTCGTCGGAAGAACGAAACGCAATCATCGGCGAGTTATCGCACCAAAGCGCATTGCCTGCGGCGGCCCCAGCCTCGCCCCCCGATAAAAAACCTGACTGA
- a CDS encoding GNAT family N-acetyltransferase — MLINVELECPVYDSFRVQQVAGMFDVPLAQKVREQFAVDVPALSGPEQFEWQIGVIVGPSGSGKTTLARRLFGEQFIEKIEWPANRAVIDCFSELSIREITGLLTAVGFSSPPSWVKPYHVLSGGEKFRCDLARALSNKLSSLVAFDEFTSVVDRNVARIGSAAVAKAVRSGQIDCQFVAVTCHYDILEWLSPDWVIDMATRQFTHYDLDDGAAPQPASQTQAPQYGRRLRRPTIELQLHRCRHAVWRLFARHHYLSANLSKMARCFVALWHGEPVSFCATLPVIGKKKHWRISRIVTLPDYQGVGIGMRVVEAVADLHRADGNRLNVTASHPALVAHCRRSPKWRVVNVMKTGAHHAERFIPGYRGSSGRAVVSFEYHGAQHSEHGPVQEETLRKV; from the coding sequence ATGCTGATCAATGTTGAACTTGAATGTCCGGTGTACGATTCATTCCGCGTGCAGCAAGTGGCCGGCATGTTTGATGTGCCGCTGGCTCAAAAAGTGCGCGAGCAATTTGCCGTCGACGTGCCAGCGCTCTCGGGGCCGGAACAGTTCGAATGGCAAATCGGTGTGATCGTCGGCCCCTCAGGCAGCGGCAAGACCACGCTAGCGCGCCGGCTATTCGGCGAGCAATTCATCGAGAAAATCGAATGGCCGGCGAATCGGGCCGTCATCGATTGTTTTAGCGAGTTGTCCATTCGCGAAATTACCGGCCTGCTGACTGCGGTTGGCTTCAGTTCGCCTCCTTCCTGGGTTAAGCCGTACCACGTCCTTAGCGGTGGAGAGAAATTTCGCTGCGATTTGGCGCGGGCGTTATCCAACAAACTATCTTCGCTGGTGGCTTTCGACGAATTTACCAGCGTGGTCGATCGCAATGTGGCCCGCATTGGATCTGCAGCTGTCGCCAAGGCGGTGCGTAGCGGGCAAATCGATTGCCAGTTTGTGGCGGTCACGTGCCATTACGACATTTTGGAGTGGCTGTCGCCCGACTGGGTCATCGACATGGCCACGCGCCAGTTCACGCATTACGACCTTGACGATGGTGCGGCTCCGCAGCCCGCTTCCCAAACCCAAGCTCCGCAATACGGGAGGCGACTTCGGCGACCGACGATTGAACTGCAACTCCACCGTTGCCGACATGCTGTGTGGCGGTTGTTTGCGCGGCATCACTATTTAAGCGCCAACCTGAGCAAAATGGCGCGTTGCTTTGTCGCTTTGTGGCACGGCGAGCCGGTTTCGTTCTGTGCCACGCTGCCGGTCATCGGCAAGAAAAAGCATTGGCGAATTTCGCGCATTGTTACTTTGCCCGATTATCAAGGGGTGGGCATAGGCATGCGGGTGGTGGAAGCCGTGGCCGATTTGCATCGCGCTGACGGCAACCGTTTGAACGTCACTGCCAGCCATCCGGCGCTGGTTGCTCATTGCCGGCGCTCGCCCAAATGGCGCGTGGTCAACGTGATGAAGACGGGCGCTCACCACGCGGAGCGATTCATTCCCGGCTACCGTGGCAGCTCCGGCCGAGCGGTCGTTTCGTTTGAATATCACGGCGCACAGCACAGCGAGCATGGCCCAGTTCAAGAGGAAACATTGAGGAAAGTATAA
- a CDS encoding phage portal protein, with the protein MSHSIQPTLDRLEKRLLEAYDDLWDSFVDPREPFTDDGDWWLPLGSNGTSGGSPMLGPASEAHLGEIRRQCRVLALENEFAINGHENRISYIVGPGHSYRVAARKIVTDPPAGRTDRTAEALVARVQGVINEFMFANHWHQRQQEIVRRRDRDGEAFLRYFVAPDGTLRLRFVEPDQIFTPSDQAGNPAAGLGILTDRNDVETVLGYFIDGQLVDAAEIQHRKANVDANVRRGLPLFYPVRKNLRRAEKLLRNMSVVAEIQSAIALIRKHRQGTATGVQQFVANQADITVTSPNAGRTSTFRRYGPGTILDANANVEYDFPAAGVDAANFVTVLQAELRAVASRLVMPEFMLSSDASNANYSSTMMAEGPAIRMFARLQAEQVCDDSDVMWRAVRSAVAAGKLPAETENLVDILTVPPSLVVRDQLQETQRFRIENAAGILSPQTWSQRDGLDYDQEQANFAAYRRQIDHAQS; encoded by the coding sequence ATGTCACATTCAATTCAACCCACGCTCGATCGGCTCGAAAAACGCCTGCTCGAAGCGTACGACGACTTGTGGGATAGCTTTGTTGATCCGCGCGAACCCTTTACCGATGATGGCGATTGGTGGCTGCCGCTGGGCAGCAACGGCACGTCCGGCGGGTCGCCCATGCTAGGACCGGCCAGTGAAGCACACTTGGGAGAGATTCGGCGGCAATGTCGCGTATTGGCGCTGGAAAACGAATTTGCCATCAATGGCCATGAGAACCGAATTAGTTACATTGTCGGCCCGGGACACTCGTATCGGGTCGCGGCGCGGAAAATCGTTACCGATCCGCCTGCAGGTCGCACGGATCGAACTGCAGAAGCGCTGGTGGCGCGCGTGCAGGGCGTCATCAACGAATTTATGTTCGCCAATCATTGGCACCAACGGCAGCAAGAAATTGTGCGTCGGCGCGACCGGGATGGTGAGGCATTCTTGCGATACTTTGTGGCGCCCGATGGCACGCTGCGGCTGCGCTTTGTCGAGCCGGATCAAATCTTCACGCCCTCCGATCAGGCCGGCAATCCAGCAGCGGGACTGGGCATTCTTACCGATCGTAACGACGTGGAAACCGTGCTGGGATATTTCATCGACGGCCAATTGGTTGATGCGGCCGAGATTCAACATCGCAAAGCAAATGTCGACGCCAACGTTCGCCGCGGTTTGCCGCTGTTTTATCCCGTGCGAAAAAATCTGCGCCGGGCCGAAAAGCTATTGCGAAATATGAGTGTCGTGGCTGAAATACAATCGGCCATTGCGCTCATCCGAAAGCATCGCCAGGGAACCGCCACCGGCGTGCAGCAATTTGTGGCCAATCAGGCCGATATTACCGTCACGTCGCCCAATGCCGGTCGCACCAGCACCTTCCGCCGTTATGGACCAGGCACCATTCTCGATGCCAATGCCAACGTGGAATACGACTTTCCTGCAGCCGGAGTCGATGCGGCCAATTTCGTTACGGTCTTGCAGGCTGAGTTGCGAGCTGTCGCCAGCCGGTTGGTGATGCCGGAGTTCATGCTCAGCTCCGACGCTTCGAATGCCAATTATTCGTCCACGATGATGGCTGAAGGCCCGGCCATACGGATGTTCGCACGGTTGCAAGCGGAGCAAGTGTGCGACGACTCGGACGTTATGTGGCGTGCAGTAAGGAGCGCGGTCGCCGCGGGCAAATTGCCCGCTGAAACGGAAAACCTGGTCGATATTCTGACGGTGCCGCCTTCGCTTGTGGTGCGCGATCAACTGCAGGAAACCCAGCGGTTTCGCATCGAGAACGCGGCCGGAATCCTTTCTCCTCAAACGTGGAGCCAACGGGATGGTCTCGATTACGATCAGGAACAAGCGAACTTTGCTGCTTATAGGCGACAAATCGACCACGCACAAAGTTGA
- the upp gene encoding uracil phosphoribosyltransferase → MTIQTQLRPSAPRERKQRMSGIFEVQHPLIANHLARLRDVSAPPAEFRVLVQRLALLLAYEATKDLELAPAHVQTPLAVTTGQVLNQRIGLIPILRAGLGMVDPVLNLIPGAEVWHLGVYRDEKTATPVEYYSRIQGTSPVDVALVLDPMLATGGSAVAALATLKEWGVPQVKLCAIIAAREGIDEVFAQFPDTQIYVCAIDPELNAKKYIVPGLGDAGDRIFNTQPVE, encoded by the coding sequence ATGACGATCCAAACGCAATTGCGGCCCAGCGCGCCGCGGGAAAGGAAGCAGCGAATGTCGGGCATATTCGAGGTGCAGCATCCGCTGATTGCCAATCATTTGGCTCGCCTGCGCGATGTAAGCGCGCCGCCGGCGGAGTTCCGCGTGTTGGTGCAGCGATTGGCCCTGTTGTTAGCCTACGAGGCCACGAAAGATTTAGAATTAGCGCCAGCCCACGTGCAAACTCCTTTGGCGGTAACGACCGGACAGGTATTGAACCAGCGCATTGGGCTGATTCCTATTTTGCGTGCGGGCTTGGGAATGGTCGATCCGGTGCTGAATTTGATACCCGGCGCCGAAGTGTGGCACTTGGGCGTGTATCGAGATGAAAAGACCGCGACGCCCGTCGAATATTACAGCCGCATCCAGGGAACAAGCCCGGTCGATGTCGCATTGGTGCTTGATCCGATGCTGGCCACCGGCGGTTCCGCAGTGGCAGCGCTGGCCACGCTGAAAGAATGGGGCGTGCCACAGGTAAAGTTATGTGCGATCATCGCAGCTCGGGAAGGAATCGACGAAGTGTTTGCTCAATTCCCCGACACGCAAATTTATGTGTGTGCCATCGATCCGGAGTTGAATGCCAAAAAGTACATTGTGCCCGGCCTAGGGGACGCCGGGGACCGGATTTTCAATACGCAGCCCGTCGAGTGA
- a CDS encoding uroporphyrinogen decarboxylase family protein, with protein sequence MLPQQWETFKRAARLEKLDQVPMALIIDSPWIPGYLGIKHMDYYLDPEVWFQSNLKIMREFTDIIFVPSWWMEYGMAAEPSVLGSKIKFWQDNTPSEYHTLYRLEDIAEFPEYEVEADAFAALTLHRIGMAKQRILDQGYILPMITSRGPLCTAGFVRSTTNLMVELVEKPEECHKLIDLCTRVIIDWLKAQHKVMGDTVESIFILDDIVGFINEDHYMEFAHPYLKRICDAFPKDWVKVYHNDAEVDACLDHLPDAGFHVLNWGKQKDIREVKQRVGDRMCLMGNVNPLEIGVRGTPDEVREATLDVLEGSGGEGIILSVGGGTSPGMPRENIVAMLEALEEFNAARV encoded by the coding sequence ATGCTGCCCCAGCAATGGGAAACGTTCAAGCGTGCCGCCCGGCTTGAAAAACTCGACCAAGTGCCCATGGCGCTGATCATCGACAGCCCCTGGATTCCCGGCTACTTGGGTATCAAGCACATGGATTACTATCTGGATCCGGAAGTATGGTTTCAGTCGAATCTGAAAATCATGCGGGAATTTACCGATATTATTTTCGTTCCCTCTTGGTGGATGGAATATGGCATGGCGGCCGAACCTTCCGTACTGGGGTCCAAAATTAAATTTTGGCAAGACAACACGCCGAGCGAATACCACACGCTGTACCGCTTGGAAGACATCGCGGAATTTCCGGAATACGAAGTCGAGGCGGATGCCTTCGCCGCTTTAACGTTGCATCGGATCGGCATGGCTAAGCAACGCATTCTGGACCAGGGCTACATTTTGCCGATGATTACCTCGCGCGGTCCGCTATGCACTGCCGGCTTTGTCCGCAGCACGACCAATCTCATGGTTGAGTTGGTCGAAAAACCGGAAGAATGCCACAAACTGATCGACCTGTGCACTCGGGTGATCATCGATTGGCTTAAAGCCCAGCACAAAGTAATGGGCGACACCGTCGAAAGCATTTTCATTCTCGATGACATCGTTGGCTTCATCAATGAAGATCACTACATGGAGTTTGCCCATCCCTACTTGAAGCGCATTTGCGATGCCTTTCCGAAAGACTGGGTGAAGGTCTACCACAATGACGCCGAAGTGGATGCCTGCCTCGATCATTTGCCCGACGCCGGGTTTCACGTGCTCAATTGGGGAAAGCAAAAAGATATTCGCGAAGTTAAACAGCGGGTGGGCGACCGCATGTGCTTGATGGGCAACGTAAATCCGTTGGAAATTGGTGTCCGGGGAACGCCCGATGAAGTGCGTGAAGCGACGCTCGATGTGCTGGAAGGGTCTGGCGGTGAAGGAATCATTCTTTCCGTCGG